One window of Trifolium pratense cultivar HEN17-A07 linkage group LG5, ARS_RC_1.1, whole genome shotgun sequence genomic DNA carries:
- the LOC123886552 gene encoding uncharacterized protein LOC123886552 — MRDALNVVKEMGFNDPSNVNFVMALVAKGAMSKSWWDAKVVVFKRWGWSEEMVLEAFRKRPLCMLSSVEKIDKVMRFWVNELDWNSSALVKRPEVFLYSLENRIIPRASVVSYLFSKGLIEKNVELSTPFGVNKKVFLEKYLHCFKEERQNLLKLYQEKMNV; from the coding sequence ATGAGGGATGCTTTGAATGTGGTTAAGGAAATGGGATTTAATGATCCTTCTAATGTAAATTTTGTTATGGCATTGGTAGCCAAAGGGGCCATGTCGAAATCTTGGTGGGATgcgaaagttgttgtttttaaGAGATGGGGTTGGTCGGAAGAAATGGTTCTTGAAGCGTTTAGGAAGCGGCCCTTGTGTATGCTATCATCTGTGGAGAAAATTGATAAGGTGATGAGATTTTGGGTGAATGAGTTGGATTGGAACTCTTCGGCACTTGTGAAAAGGCCGGAGGTCTTTTTGTATAGTTTGGAGAATAGGATCATTCCAAGGGCTAGTGTTGTCTCGTATTTGTTCTCTAAAGGTTTGATAGAAAAGAATGTTGAACTGTCTACCCCATTTGGTGTTAACAAAAAGGTATTTCTTGAAAAGTATCTGCACTGTTTTAAGGAGGAAAGACAGAATTTGTTAAAGCTATACCAGGAAAAAATGAATGTTTGA